In one Zymobacter palmae genomic region, the following are encoded:
- the atpD gene encoding F0F1 ATP synthase subunit beta, with amino-acid sequence MSGRIVQIIGAVIDVEFPRNDVPKVYDALNVDGTETVLEVQQQLGDGVVRSIAMGSTEGLKRGLTVQNTGAAIQVPVGTATLGRIMNVLGQPIDEKGPISDEKMSIHRHAPSYDEQSANNDLLETGIKVIDLICPFAKGGKVGLFGGAGVGKTVNMMELIRNIAAEHSGYSVFTGVGERTREGNDFYHEMTESNVLDKVALVYGQMNEPSGNRLRVALTGLTIAEKFRDEGRDVLLFIDNIYRFTLAGTEVSALLGRMPSAAGYQPTLAEEMGMLQERITSTKVGSITSVQAVYVPADDLTDPSPATTFAHLDATIVLSRQIAELGIYPAVDPLDSTSRQLDPLVVGEDHYNTAREVQNVLQRYKELKDIIAILGMDELSDEDKNVVARARKIQRFLSQPFFVAEVFTGSPGKYVSLQDTIAGFKAILNGDYDDLPEQAFYMVGGIEEAVEKAKTL; translated from the coding sequence ATGAGCGGACGTATCGTACAAATCATCGGCGCGGTCATCGATGTGGAGTTTCCGCGCAATGACGTGCCCAAGGTCTATGACGCCCTGAACGTCGATGGCACGGAAACCGTACTGGAAGTTCAGCAGCAGTTGGGTGATGGCGTCGTACGTTCCATCGCCATGGGTTCTACCGAAGGTCTGAAACGCGGTCTGACTGTTCAGAACACGGGCGCAGCGATTCAGGTTCCGGTCGGTACAGCCACGCTGGGCCGTATCATGAACGTTCTTGGTCAGCCGATCGACGAGAAAGGCCCGATCAGTGACGAGAAGATGTCCATTCACCGTCACGCCCCGAGCTACGACGAACAGTCAGCCAACAATGACCTGCTGGAAACGGGTATCAAAGTCATCGACTTGATCTGCCCGTTTGCTAAGGGTGGTAAAGTTGGTCTGTTCGGTGGTGCGGGTGTAGGTAAGACCGTCAACATGATGGAGCTTATCCGTAACATCGCGGCCGAGCACTCCGGTTATTCCGTATTCACCGGTGTGGGTGAGCGTACTCGTGAAGGGAACGACTTCTACCACGAAATGACCGAATCCAACGTTCTGGACAAGGTTGCACTGGTATACGGTCAGATGAACGAACCGTCCGGTAACCGCCTGCGCGTAGCGCTGACGGGTCTGACTATTGCGGAAAAATTCCGTGATGAAGGCCGTGACGTACTGCTGTTCATCGATAACATCTACCGTTTCACACTGGCAGGTACCGAAGTATCGGCACTGCTGGGTCGTATGCCGTCTGCTGCGGGTTATCAGCCGACACTGGCAGAAGAAATGGGTATGTTGCAGGAACGTATCACCTCTACGAAAGTGGGTTCCATCACTTCCGTGCAGGCCGTCTACGTTCCCGCGGATGACCTTACCGACCCGTCTCCTGCTACGACGTTTGCTCACCTTGATGCAACCATCGTACTGTCGCGTCAGATCGCTGAGCTGGGTATCTATCCGGCCGTTGATCCGCTCGACTCTACCTCTCGTCAGCTTGACCCGCTGGTCGTCGGTGAAGATCACTACAACACCGCTCGTGAAGTCCAGAACGTTCTGCAGCGCTACAAAGAACTGAAAGACATCATCGCGATTCTTGGTATGGACGAACTGTCCGACGAAGATAAAAACGTTGTGGCACGCGCTCGTAAGATTCAGCGCTTCTTGTCCCAGCCGTTCTTCGTTGCAGAGGTCTTCACAGGCTCTCCGGGTAAATACGTATCGCTGCAAGACACCATTGCTGGCTTCAAAGCCATCCTGAATGGTGACTACGACGATCTGCCCGAACAGGCGTTCTACATGGTCGGTGGTATCGAGGAAGCGGTCGAGAAGGCCAAAACCCTCTAA
- a CDS encoding F0F1 ATP synthase subunit epsilon, which produces MMARSVQCDIVSAEKSIFSGLVEQVVACGVEGEMGIRPGHAPLLTQLAPGPVEIRLEGGKEEVLYVSGGFLEVQPHMISILADTAARAKDLDEAEAKRARERAEQRKKDKVDEINFSKALSDIAKANARLRTLQTYKQKQKR; this is translated from the coding sequence ATGATGGCAAGAAGCGTCCAATGCGATATCGTCAGCGCTGAGAAGTCGATCTTTTCAGGTCTGGTCGAGCAGGTTGTGGCCTGCGGGGTCGAAGGTGAAATGGGTATTCGCCCAGGACATGCTCCCCTGCTGACCCAGCTGGCTCCGGGGCCTGTCGAGATCCGCCTCGAAGGCGGCAAGGAAGAGGTGCTGTATGTGTCCGGCGGCTTCCTTGAAGTGCAGCCACACATGATCTCGATTCTGGCCGATACGGCAGCACGTGCGAAAGACCTCGACGAAGCCGAGGCCAAACGTGCGCGCGAACGTGCTGAACAGCGCAAGAAAGACAAAGTCGACGAGATCAACTTCTCGAAAGCGCTTTCTGATATTGCCAAGGCCAATGCGCGCCTGCGTACGTTGCAGACGTACAAGCAAAAGCAGAAACGTTGA
- a CDS encoding MFS transporter, protein MNRHAHLTDSTAVSWSRWLAVIALGISAFAIVTTELAPIGLLSPLAADFGQTEARAGLIVTAYAWVAAIIALLSATCLGRLPRKPLLVVLMVILALSSLTAAQGSQFITLLMARMVGALAHGVFWTIIGATAAQLVPARRLGLASSIIFGGVSAASVVGIPLANLLTQFSGWRTAFMAIAALSLLTALIIAFTVPHVPPAPSLGIKALLQVLRHRTLVALYAVTAGAITAHFAAFTYIEPALSQLLNMPPTTVSGLLLIFGLAGIAGNVISGRLMDRYLKRLVTLALAVIALCLIALSALPIRGMIMPLALLLVGWGMGIAIVFVGLQTWVLRLAGDAAMPASALHVAIFNAAIGAGALLGGIVITGFGIAGMMVIMAVVVMLSALCVMRLK, encoded by the coding sequence GTGAACAGACACGCTCACCTGACCGATAGCACCGCTGTTTCATGGTCTCGCTGGCTGGCCGTCATCGCCCTTGGCATCAGCGCATTCGCCATCGTGACAACCGAACTGGCCCCCATCGGGCTATTATCACCATTGGCCGCCGACTTCGGGCAGACAGAGGCCCGAGCCGGATTGATTGTCACGGCTTACGCTTGGGTGGCGGCCATCATTGCCCTACTATCGGCCACCTGTCTGGGCCGCTTGCCACGCAAACCACTGCTGGTGGTGCTGATGGTCATACTGGCACTGTCCAGCCTGACGGCCGCGCAAGGCAGCCAGTTCATCACACTGCTGATGGCCCGCATGGTGGGCGCATTGGCGCATGGCGTGTTCTGGACCATCATCGGCGCAACAGCTGCTCAGCTGGTACCTGCACGTCGACTGGGCCTAGCATCGTCCATCATCTTTGGCGGCGTATCGGCAGCCAGCGTCGTCGGCATACCACTTGCTAACCTGCTCACCCAGTTTAGTGGCTGGCGTACAGCCTTCATGGCCATCGCGGCACTCTCATTGCTAACAGCACTGATCATCGCTTTCACCGTGCCACATGTCCCCCCTGCCCCATCGCTGGGCATAAAGGCCTTGCTTCAAGTGCTACGCCACCGCACGCTGGTGGCTCTTTATGCAGTGACCGCGGGGGCCATCACCGCCCATTTCGCAGCGTTCACCTATATAGAGCCAGCGCTTTCCCAACTGCTGAACATGCCCCCTACTACTGTTAGCGGGCTATTACTGATCTTTGGGCTGGCAGGTATCGCAGGCAACGTCATATCCGGCCGGTTGATGGATCGCTATCTCAAGCGTTTGGTTACCTTAGCACTCGCTGTTATTGCACTGTGCCTTATCGCTCTCAGCGCATTGCCTATTCGCGGCATGATTATGCCGCTCGCGCTTCTACTGGTGGGTTGGGGAATGGGCATTGCCATCGTTTTCGTGGGCCTTCAAACGTGGGTACTGCGTTTGGCAGGAGATGCTGCCATGCCTGCATCGGCGCTTCATGTCGCCATCTTCAATGCTGCGATCGGTGCGGGTGCTCTGCTAGGGGGAATAGTTATTACTGGCTTCGGCATAGCCGGTATGATGGTGATCATGGCGGTAGTGGTGATGTTAAGTGCGCTGTGTGTAATGCGATTGAAGTAA
- a CDS encoding LysR family transcriptional regulator ArgP: MELLHPQLTAFATVLEEASFDAAARRLSVTPSAISQRIKALEDRLGQVLIIRQTPCRPTPAGKKLLRRVKPMLVLETEALQDFTDASTTDFPQQRITLAVNDDSLATWVIAALAELHEQSGFLFEIIVDDQDYSLALLRDGKAIGAITAESSAIQGCNVHALGTMRYMAVASPRFAARYFSHGVDATSLATAPMLAFNRKDELQTRFIRTVTGRELTPPTHYLPTSIGFMDATARGMGWCMAPDSLVNPALKQGNVQLIKPEVWLDVPLYWQHAAVRSSTLACITRALMAASKTMLHDMPREER; the protein is encoded by the coding sequence TTGGAACTGCTACACCCGCAACTCACCGCCTTTGCTACTGTTCTGGAAGAGGCTAGCTTTGATGCAGCCGCACGTCGGTTGTCTGTCACTCCCTCGGCCATATCGCAACGCATCAAGGCGCTAGAAGACCGGCTTGGGCAGGTTCTCATCATCAGGCAGACCCCGTGCCGCCCAACACCTGCGGGAAAGAAATTGCTGCGCCGCGTAAAGCCCATGCTGGTGCTGGAAACCGAAGCGCTACAGGACTTCACGGATGCCAGCACGACAGATTTTCCTCAGCAGCGCATTACCCTGGCGGTGAACGACGATTCGCTGGCCACGTGGGTGATAGCGGCCCTTGCTGAGCTGCATGAACAGTCCGGCTTCCTCTTCGAAATCATCGTGGATGACCAAGATTATTCACTGGCCCTACTGCGCGATGGCAAGGCCATCGGTGCGATCACAGCGGAATCTTCGGCTATACAAGGCTGCAATGTGCATGCGCTGGGCACCATGCGGTATATGGCCGTTGCGTCTCCTCGCTTTGCTGCACGCTACTTCTCGCATGGCGTTGATGCTACCTCACTGGCAACGGCCCCCATGCTGGCCTTCAATCGTAAGGATGAGCTACAGACACGTTTCATCCGTACCGTTACTGGCCGCGAGCTGACACCCCCCACGCATTATTTACCAACCTCGATAGGATTCATGGATGCTACTGCACGTGGAATGGGATGGTGCATGGCACCGGACAGCCTCGTGAACCCTGCGCTGAAACAAGGCAATGTGCAGCTCATCAAACCCGAGGTGTGGCTTGATGTTCCACTGTACTGGCAGCATGCAGCCGTGCGCTCAAGCACACTGGCATGCATCACCCGTGCATTGATGGCCGCATCTAAAACGATGCTACATGACATGCCGCGAGAGGAACGTTAG
- the glmS gene encoding glutamine--fructose-6-phosphate transaminase (isomerizing) yields the protein MCGIVGAIAGRQVQDILLEGLRRLEYRGYDSAGMAVLSDDGQLERRRAAGKVAALENALKEASLPGCLGIAHTRWATHGRPLERNAHPHMSGNKLAVVHNGIIENYESLKQELEAEGYAFTSDTDTEVIAHLVAREYDRCGDLLAAVEGVIARLDGAYALGVVHADEPQTLIGARKGSPLVVGVGIEEMFIGSDPLALLQVTDRFIYLEEGDIVRLTRKGAEIRNAGKAVEREITTFEHGDGAVSRGGYRHFMLKEIYEQAGVVSATLEGRLTENHVLTRSFGAAADTLFDQVDAIQIVACGTSYHAGMVARYWIEKLAGIPTQVEVASEYRYRDVVVPRNTLFVTLSQSGETADTLAALRFAQSQNKYLGTLAICNVPGSSLVRESELSLMTQAGPEIGVASTKAFTTQLVALLLLALALRHQRQGNDDVQANAVKALRHLPDVLKETLALDSAIETLSAAFAEKHHALFLGRGPQFPIALEGALKLKEISYIHAEAYPAGELKHGPLALVDSEMPVIAVAPNDELLEKLKSNLQEVRARGGELFVFADSRANISEGEGVHVMTLPQVDELVAPIIYTVPLQLLSYHVAVLKGTDVDQPRNLAKSVTVE from the coding sequence ATGTGTGGAATCGTTGGTGCGATCGCAGGGCGTCAGGTACAGGACATTCTGCTGGAAGGCCTGCGTCGCCTCGAATACCGCGGCTATGATAGCGCCGGTATGGCAGTGCTGTCAGATGACGGTCAGCTGGAACGCCGCCGTGCAGCAGGCAAGGTTGCGGCACTGGAAAATGCATTGAAAGAAGCATCCCTGCCCGGCTGCCTTGGCATTGCACATACCCGTTGGGCTACACATGGTCGTCCGCTGGAGCGCAACGCACACCCGCACATGTCCGGTAACAAACTGGCCGTAGTGCATAACGGCATCATTGAGAACTACGAAAGCCTCAAACAGGAACTCGAAGCTGAAGGGTATGCCTTTACCTCTGATACCGACACCGAGGTCATTGCGCATTTGGTTGCGCGTGAATACGACCGTTGCGGCGATCTTTTGGCAGCCGTTGAAGGCGTTATTGCACGTTTGGACGGTGCCTACGCGCTGGGTGTCGTTCATGCAGATGAACCGCAAACGCTGATCGGTGCTCGCAAAGGCAGCCCATTGGTTGTCGGTGTAGGCATCGAAGAGATGTTCATCGGTTCCGATCCGTTGGCGCTGCTACAGGTAACTGATCGCTTCATCTATCTGGAAGAAGGCGACATCGTGCGTCTGACGCGCAAAGGCGCTGAAATCCGCAACGCTGGCAAAGCAGTCGAACGTGAAATCACCACGTTTGAACATGGCGATGGTGCCGTTAGTCGTGGTGGCTATCGCCACTTCATGTTGAAAGAGATCTACGAACAGGCAGGAGTCGTTAGCGCGACGCTGGAAGGTCGCCTGACCGAGAATCACGTGCTGACACGCTCCTTCGGTGCCGCTGCCGATACGCTGTTCGATCAGGTCGACGCGATTCAGATTGTCGCCTGTGGTACCAGCTATCATGCGGGTATGGTGGCACGTTACTGGATTGAAAAGCTGGCAGGCATTCCGACACAGGTCGAGGTGGCTTCTGAATACCGCTACCGTGACGTTGTTGTGCCGCGCAACACGCTGTTTGTGACGCTGTCGCAGTCAGGTGAAACCGCGGATACACTGGCGGCACTGCGTTTCGCTCAATCTCAGAACAAGTATCTGGGCACGCTGGCGATCTGCAACGTACCGGGTAGTTCTCTGGTGCGCGAGTCCGAGCTGAGCCTGATGACACAGGCCGGCCCCGAGATCGGTGTCGCTTCCACCAAAGCGTTCACGACCCAGCTGGTTGCCCTGCTGCTGCTGGCACTGGCACTGCGTCATCAGCGCCAAGGTAACGACGATGTACAGGCCAACGCGGTTAAGGCGCTGCGTCATCTGCCAGACGTACTGAAGGAAACGCTGGCGCTGGATAGCGCGATCGAAACCCTGTCTGCTGCGTTTGCTGAGAAGCATCACGCCCTGTTCCTTGGCCGCGGTCCTCAGTTCCCGATCGCTCTAGAAGGGGCACTGAAGCTCAAGGAAATCTCCTACATTCATGCGGAAGCCTATCCCGCAGGCGAGCTGAAACATGGCCCGCTGGCGCTGGTCGATAGCGAGATGCCGGTCATCGCCGTAGCACCTAACGATGAGTTGCTGGAAAAACTGAAGTCCAACCTGCAGGAAGTCCGTGCCCGTGGTGGCGAACTGTTCGTGTTTGCCGATAGCCGTGCCAACATCAGCGAAGGTGAAGGCGTCCATGTAATGACGCTGCCGCAGGTGGATGAACTGGTCGCCCCGATCATCTACACCGTACCGCTACAGCTGCTGTCGTATCACGTGGCTGTGCTGAAAGGCACCGATGTGGATCAACCGCGTAACCTCGCGAAAAGCGTGACGGTGGAATAA
- a CDS encoding Dabb family protein: MIIHNAIFQLNPALTQQQIDELGQAFLGMKDRIPTIRDISWHDNITDEPLHHGFMHVLRVVFDDKAGLDTYVPHPYHAEVCEKYLLPALKSDVQTSVLVLDHELAD, translated from the coding sequence ATGATTATTCACAACGCTATCTTTCAGCTGAATCCGGCGCTGACACAGCAGCAGATTGACGAACTGGGTCAAGCCTTTCTCGGGATGAAGGACCGCATTCCGACTATTCGTGATATCAGCTGGCACGACAATATCACCGATGAACCCCTCCACCACGGTTTCATGCACGTGCTGCGCGTCGTGTTCGATGATAAGGCCGGTCTGGACACCTATGTGCCTCACCCGTATCACGCTGAAGTCTGCGAGAAATACCTGCTGCCAGCGCTGAAATCCGACGTGCAGACGTCCGTCCTGGTACTGGATCACGAACTGGCGGACTGA
- the glmU gene encoding bifunctional UDP-N-acetylglucosamine diphosphorylase/glucosamine-1-phosphate N-acetyltransferase GlmU codes for MSLDVVILAAGQGSRMRSKLPKVLHQIGGKPMVAHVIDAADTLPDSRTHVVVGHGAEQVEQALAGRGVSFARQTEQKGTGHAVAQTLEQIGDGAVLILYGDVPLIAPHTLAAMVEKVSPATLSLLTVMLDNPYGYGRIVRDAERRVTGIVEEKDATDEQRSITECNTGILATTGAQLKRWLPALSSDNAQGEYYLTDIIAMAASEGVTIDTYQPAAAFEVQGVNDRVQLAALERCHQAVKVDAIMRAGATVADPARVDIRGELTVGQDVLIDINCVFEGQVTLGDGVAIGPGCIIRNATIGANTQVDAYSVIDDAQVDGANAIGPFARLRPGAELREGAKVGNFVEIKKAVLGKGAKVNHLSYIGDADVGERVNVGAGSITCNYDGVNKSRTVLGDDVFIGSNTALVAPVKVGDRSTTAAGSVITSDVADDTLAIGRARQVVKAGWKRPTKRQ; via the coding sequence ATGTCGCTCGACGTTGTCATCCTTGCTGCCGGTCAGGGTAGCCGTATGCGTTCGAAACTGCCGAAGGTGCTGCACCAGATCGGTGGTAAGCCGATGGTGGCACATGTCATCGACGCTGCCGATACGCTGCCGGACAGCCGCACTCACGTCGTCGTCGGTCATGGGGCCGAACAGGTCGAGCAGGCATTGGCAGGGCGCGGCGTTAGCTTCGCCCGCCAAACCGAGCAGAAAGGTACTGGGCATGCGGTGGCTCAGACGTTGGAACAGATCGGGGACGGCGCCGTGTTGATCCTGTACGGCGATGTTCCGCTGATCGCACCGCATACGCTGGCCGCCATGGTCGAGAAAGTCTCGCCTGCTACGCTGTCGCTGCTGACGGTAATGCTCGACAATCCGTACGGCTATGGACGCATCGTGCGCGACGCTGAGCGGCGCGTCACCGGTATCGTCGAAGAGAAGGATGCGACCGACGAACAGCGCAGCATCACCGAATGCAATACGGGTATTCTTGCCACTACGGGTGCGCAGCTCAAACGCTGGCTGCCCGCGCTGTCCTCAGACAATGCGCAGGGCGAATACTACCTGACGGATATCATTGCGATGGCCGCTTCCGAAGGCGTCACTATCGACACCTATCAGCCAGCCGCCGCTTTCGAAGTGCAAGGCGTTAACGATCGCGTGCAGTTGGCCGCGCTAGAGCGCTGCCACCAGGCCGTCAAGGTTGACGCCATCATGCGCGCTGGGGCTACCGTTGCCGATCCCGCGCGTGTTGATATTCGGGGGGAACTGACGGTGGGTCAGGATGTGCTGATCGACATCAACTGTGTGTTTGAAGGGCAAGTAACATTGGGCGACGGTGTTGCGATCGGTCCGGGCTGCATTATCCGCAATGCCACGATCGGTGCGAATACGCAGGTGGATGCCTACAGCGTGATCGACGATGCACAGGTCGACGGTGCCAACGCTATCGGGCCGTTCGCGCGCCTGCGCCCAGGTGCTGAGCTGCGTGAAGGCGCCAAAGTTGGCAACTTCGTCGAAATCAAGAAAGCCGTGCTGGGCAAAGGGGCCAAGGTCAACCACCTCAGCTATATCGGCGATGCAGACGTCGGCGAGCGCGTTAACGTGGGAGCGGGATCAATCACCTGTAACTACGATGGCGTCAACAAATCGCGCACCGTATTGGGGGATGATGTGTTCATCGGCTCCAATACGGCCTTGGTCGCGCCCGTCAAGGTCGGTGATCGCTCGACGACAGCCGCTGGCTCGGTCATTACCAGCGATGTAGCCGACGATACCCTGGCCATCGGGCGCGCTCGTCAGGTCGTGAAAGCGGGTTGGAAGCGACCGACCAAACGCCAGTAA
- a CDS encoding aldo/keto reductase: protein MQPRQLGSDLNVSALGLGCMGMSEFYGPRDDTHAMQVLDRAIELGIDFFDTADVYGPYHNETLIGRYLHSRRPSRLKIATKFGIVRKAGEYNRTINNTPAYARACCEASLKRLGIERIDLYYVHRIAADQRIEDTMEGLAQLVKEGKIAHIGLCEVNATTLRRAHAVHPITAVQTEYSLWSREIETDVLPTCRALGIGVVPYSPLGRGFLTGRYQQDSTFAEGDFRAMLPRFQDDNLVANLKLVDVIAALAQQKSCSNAQIALAWLLAQGNDIVPIPGTTRIAHLEDNVGATQVTLTAQECTALSQAIADLPIAGERYTPEGMKGVNG, encoded by the coding sequence ATGCAGCCACGACAACTGGGTTCCGATCTCAATGTATCCGCGCTAGGACTGGGGTGTATGGGCATGAGCGAGTTTTACGGCCCGCGCGATGATACACACGCCATGCAGGTACTGGATCGCGCCATTGAGCTGGGCATCGACTTCTTCGACACCGCGGATGTCTACGGCCCCTATCATAACGAAACACTGATCGGGCGCTATTTGCACTCCCGTCGCCCGTCGCGACTCAAAATCGCGACTAAGTTTGGGATCGTACGCAAGGCCGGTGAGTATAACCGCACCATCAACAATACACCGGCTTACGCCCGCGCCTGCTGCGAAGCGTCGCTAAAGCGACTCGGCATCGAACGAATCGACCTGTACTACGTGCACCGCATCGCCGCAGACCAGCGTATAGAAGACACCATGGAAGGACTGGCGCAGCTGGTCAAGGAAGGCAAAATCGCCCATATCGGTCTGTGCGAAGTTAACGCCACCACTCTGCGCCGAGCACATGCCGTTCATCCTATCACGGCCGTACAGACCGAATACTCACTGTGGAGCCGCGAGATAGAAACTGACGTACTGCCTACCTGCCGAGCGCTGGGCATCGGTGTTGTGCCTTATTCTCCGCTGGGTCGCGGCTTCCTTACCGGGCGGTACCAGCAGGACAGTACGTTCGCTGAAGGCGACTTCCGCGCCATGCTGCCACGCTTTCAGGATGACAATCTGGTTGCCAACCTCAAGCTGGTCGATGTGATTGCGGCGCTGGCTCAGCAGAAAAGCTGTTCCAACGCGCAGATCGCACTGGCATGGCTGCTGGCACAGGGCAACGATATCGTGCCAATTCCCGGCACAACCCGCATCGCTCACCTAGAAGATAACGTAGGCGCAACACAAGTCACTCTGACAGCACAGGAATGCACGGCGCTTAGCCAAGCGATTGCCGATCTGCCTATCGCAGGTGAACGCTACACCCCAGAAGGCATGAAAGGCGTCAACGGCTGA
- a CDS encoding LysE/ArgO family amino acid transporter — protein MLFSAVLAGFISGAGLIIAIGAQNAFILRQGLLRRHVGLVVSVAVSSDILLIMCGIVGGGVLVKEWPLLMQVLRFGGAAFLGLYGLKAAWRAFGSSDVLVSERNASNGSWRRILLTCLAFTFLNPHVYLDTMVLLGSLSMHYAGDAHWMFGLGACLASVVWFSVLGYGARFLQPLFGSVRAWRVLDGMIAVFMLSMSAVLLINPLC, from the coding sequence ATGCTTTTCTCGGCGGTACTGGCCGGCTTTATCAGCGGCGCGGGACTGATCATAGCGATCGGTGCACAAAACGCTTTCATTCTGAGGCAGGGGCTACTGCGTCGTCATGTGGGGTTAGTCGTCAGCGTAGCAGTGAGCAGCGATATCCTGTTGATCATGTGCGGCATCGTAGGGGGTGGGGTGCTGGTGAAAGAGTGGCCGCTGCTGATGCAGGTGCTGCGTTTCGGCGGGGCGGCCTTCTTGGGGCTGTACGGTTTGAAGGCGGCTTGGCGCGCTTTCGGAAGCAGCGATGTTCTGGTGTCTGAGCGCAACGCTAGCAATGGCAGTTGGCGCAGGATACTGCTGACCTGCTTGGCGTTCACCTTCCTTAATCCACATGTGTATCTCGACACTATGGTGCTATTGGGCAGTCTCTCTATGCACTATGCAGGGGACGCGCATTGGATGTTCGGACTTGGGGCTTGTCTTGCCAGTGTGGTTTGGTTTTCGGTATTGGGTTACGGCGCTCGTTTCTTGCAACCGCTCTTTGGCAGCGTGCGTGCTTGGCGTGTGTTGGACGGCATGATAGCCGTCTTCATGCTGAGCATGAGTGCGGTGCTACTGATAAATCCGCTGTGCTGA
- a CDS encoding DeoR/GlpR family DNA-binding transcription regulator, translating into MTRRSTPARRTEIMALLEERGEISVEALARYFSTSEVTIRKDLALLEHQGLLIRRYGGAALIPRTDQPAVVSLAKLAIAKAARQRIRDHARIIIDSGSTTSALIPELRDVLGLVVMTNSLAVANAIRELDSRPALLMTGGTWDERSCAFQGQVAEQVLRAYDFDQLFIGADGIDPERGTTTFNELLHLSRVMADVAREVVVMIESDKMGRRIPNLELAWSAIDVLITDDQISDELFDTITAQGVNVVRAQVADTPR; encoded by the coding sequence ATGACCAGACGTTCCACCCCCGCACGCCGTACGGAAATCATGGCGCTGCTGGAAGAGCGCGGCGAGATCAGCGTCGAGGCGCTGGCCCGCTACTTTTCGACCTCTGAGGTCACGATTCGCAAGGACTTGGCGCTGCTTGAGCATCAGGGGCTGCTGATTCGCCGCTATGGTGGAGCCGCCCTTATTCCGCGCACCGATCAGCCTGCCGTGGTGTCTTTGGCCAAGCTGGCCATTGCCAAGGCCGCGCGCCAGCGCATACGCGATCATGCCCGCATCATTATCGACAGCGGCAGCACCACGTCAGCACTGATTCCAGAACTGCGCGATGTGCTAGGGCTTGTCGTGATGACCAACTCGCTGGCAGTGGCCAACGCCATTCGCGAGCTGGACAGCCGCCCCGCGCTGCTGATGACGGGCGGTACATGGGATGAGCGCTCATGCGCTTTCCAAGGGCAGGTGGCGGAGCAAGTACTGCGCGCCTATGACTTCGACCAGCTGTTCATCGGGGCTGACGGTATCGACCCCGAGCGAGGTACGACCACCTTCAACGAGCTGCTGCATCTGTCTCGTGTGATGGCCGATGTGGCCCGTGAAGTTGTGGTGATGATCGAGTCCGACAAGATGGGGCGCCGTATCCCCAACCTCGAGTTGGCCTGGTCAGCTATTGATGTATTGATTACCGATGATCAGATCAGCGATGAGCTGTTCGACACGATTACTGCGCAAGGGGTCAATGTCGTGCGTGCCCAAGTGGCGGATACCCCTCGCTAA
- a CDS encoding GNAT family N-acetyltransferase produces MLNRHEPMTLETKRLTLRQWTTPDIAAFNTMSANPEVMRYFPAILTQEQSTQLALSLQGDIAKQGWGLWAVALKETGEFIGFTGLRHQTGDIPLSPFIEIAWRLDERFWHQGYASEAAKAALSFAFRELDAPTVLAFTTCTNAPSIALMQRIGMRKLNQDFKHPLLDRNHPLADHVLYIIDREEWQPSGDI; encoded by the coding sequence ATGTTGAATAGGCACGAACCAATGACCCTAGAGACGAAACGCCTAACATTGCGTCAATGGACAACGCCTGATATAGCAGCGTTCAACACCATGTCAGCAAATCCCGAGGTGATGCGCTATTTTCCAGCCATATTGACGCAAGAGCAGAGCACGCAACTCGCCTTATCCTTGCAAGGCGACATTGCCAAGCAAGGGTGGGGGCTGTGGGCGGTCGCACTAAAAGAAACCGGCGAATTCATCGGCTTTACCGGCCTTCGCCACCAAACTGGTGATATTCCGCTTAGCCCTTTCATTGAAATAGCATGGCGGCTAGATGAGCGCTTCTGGCACCAAGGCTACGCGTCCGAAGCCGCGAAGGCTGCGCTATCCTTTGCCTTCCGCGAGCTGGATGCACCTACGGTGCTTGCTTTCACGACGTGCACCAATGCACCGTCCATCGCGCTAATGCAACGTATCGGCATGCGTAAGCTGAATCAGGACTTCAAGCACCCTTTGCTTGATCGGAATCATCCACTTGCCGATCATGTGCTGTACATCATTGATCGTGAAGAATGGCAGCCGTCCGGTGATATATAA